The Devosia sp. MC521 genome has a segment encoding these proteins:
- a CDS encoding DUF6683 family protein: MRILASLLFFGFSLTVGIAQEAPATAPMAPTEEVEDETFDTSYHFSPTTSARIEREFLEEIRWSAGVEARDNLREAFEKNSALDTWQELVAKDGLELGNVADALTSYWILNWITANGAYSTKVDNSAVQTQLRAAFSIDPAFAQLSDQQKQIMAETYIRHFLVEHAALNAAVKAKDITALEMLAAASVMRFRNDMSVDLLALEPGPKGFDFRPLPDETSAEN; encoded by the coding sequence ATGCGAATTTTAGCGTCTCTACTGTTTTTCGGTTTCAGCCTGACTGTTGGCATTGCGCAAGAAGCCCCTGCCACTGCACCGATGGCGCCAACCGAAGAGGTTGAAGACGAGACGTTCGACACCTCGTACCATTTTTCTCCCACAACCTCGGCGCGCATTGAGCGCGAGTTCCTTGAAGAAATCCGCTGGTCGGCAGGCGTGGAAGCGCGCGACAATCTGCGAGAGGCTTTTGAGAAAAACTCGGCTCTGGACACTTGGCAGGAGCTCGTGGCCAAGGATGGGCTGGAGCTGGGAAATGTCGCGGATGCGCTGACGTCGTATTGGATTCTCAACTGGATCACGGCGAACGGCGCTTACTCGACCAAGGTCGACAATTCCGCCGTTCAGACGCAGCTCCGCGCTGCGTTTTCGATCGATCCTGCCTTCGCCCAGCTGAGCGACCAGCAAAAGCAGATCATGGCCGAAACTTACATCCGGCACTTTCTGGTGGAACACGCGGCCCTCAATGCCGCCGTGAAGGCAAAGGACATCACCGCGCTCGAAATGCTTGCTGCAGCTTCAGTTATGCGCTTCCGCAATGATATGAGCGTTGACCTTTTGGCCCTTGAACCGGGGCCAAAAGGTTTTGATTTTAGGCCGCTGCCAGATGAAACCTCGGCAGAGAACTAG
- a CDS encoding adenosylcobinamide-GDP ribazoletransferase, whose translation MTDLPKEPGETHAKSNALTRFWADIVMTLRFFSRLPTGSSPHEVPDLGRIARALPFASIIIGIFPIAVLVLGVSAGLPTAFAATLAVAAMIIVGGGMMEDAIADAADGLFGGYTPERRLEIFKDSRHGTYGVAALCLFLVLRVTALTAMAEQSAIMGAILWLCASTYGRVAGLWMAHALPPARSDGVAATAGILSARDFWIGIALTTVLFCIGCGFYVGPIGTLVAMAGIGLLSFGWTKWCMRLVKGQTGDLLGAAGALGEIVGITLLLLFI comes from the coding sequence TTGACCGATTTGCCGAAAGAACCGGGCGAAACGCACGCTAAGAGCAATGCCCTCACCCGGTTTTGGGCGGATATTGTGATGACGCTGCGATTCTTTTCGCGGCTACCGACCGGGTCTTCGCCGCATGAAGTTCCCGACTTGGGGCGGATCGCACGGGCCCTGCCCTTTGCCTCTATCATCATCGGCATTTTCCCAATTGCTGTTTTAGTGCTTGGAGTTAGCGCGGGTCTTCCGACAGCTTTTGCGGCGACATTGGCGGTTGCGGCGATGATCATTGTCGGCGGCGGGATGATGGAAGACGCTATCGCCGATGCGGCTGATGGGCTGTTTGGCGGCTATACGCCCGAGCGGCGCTTGGAGATTTTCAAGGACAGTCGGCACGGCACTTATGGGGTGGCGGCGCTGTGTCTGTTTCTCGTTTTGCGTGTCACCGCCCTCACCGCAATGGCTGAACAGAGCGCGATTATGGGGGCCATTTTGTGGCTTTGTGCCAGCACTTATGGGCGCGTGGCGGGGCTTTGGATGGCACATGCCCTGCCTCCAGCGCGTTCTGACGGCGTCGCGGCCACAGCCGGTATTCTCTCGGCGCGCGACTTCTGGATTGGCATCGCGCTGACGACAGTTTTGTTCTGCATCGGCTGCGGATTTTACGTGGGCCCGATTGGCACTCTGGTCGCAATGGCAGGCATCGGGCTCCTGAGCTTTGGCTGGACCAAATGGTGCATGCGGCTCGTGAAGGGGCAAACGGGCGACCTTTTGGGCGCAGCTGGCGCGCTGGGTGAGATCGTCGGGATCACTCTTTTACTTCTCTTCATTTAA
- a CDS encoding FGGY family carbohydrate kinase, with translation MTASSNRNIAVIDIGKTNAKLVLLGGDGHHIDTRSTPNRSIELDVGGTAILAHDTERLWAFILDGLRAFEAEYGVGAISITTHGATAALVAGDELALPVLDYESPLPETCAEAYGLARGTFEETLSPRLPNGLNLGAQIFWQAQSFPDDFARVTTILTYPQYWAWRLTGKRASEATSLGCHTDLWNPNTGDFSQMVAQQGWRALFPPVKPAAAVLGHITARVAVETGLPADTPVCSGIHDSNASLVPYLTRFQNPVTVISSGTWTICMTLGGSTAALDKERDSLANVDALGRPVPTARFMGGREFDLLVPNYAEPSAADIAFVIEQQVQAYPSFVAGVGPYGQRRGEWSVDKSVLTEGQRTAAATLYLAHLTRAALGLCGVGEAIIVEGPLARNALYCRALAALTERPVHASQDSTGTSFGAAVLCCEDLPQAPLPAAFPPLVVQGFKNYSEGWEKKTKNL, from the coding sequence ATGACCGCTTCGTCTAATCGCAATATTGCTGTCATCGATATTGGAAAAACCAATGCGAAACTGGTTTTGCTGGGGGGCGATGGACACCATATCGACACGCGCTCAACACCCAATCGGTCCATCGAATTGGACGTAGGCGGGACCGCTATTCTGGCTCATGACACAGAGCGGCTCTGGGCGTTTATTCTCGACGGGTTGCGGGCGTTTGAGGCGGAGTATGGGGTGGGGGCGATTTCCATCACCACGCATGGCGCAACGGCGGCGCTGGTGGCGGGGGATGAATTGGCCCTGCCGGTGCTCGACTATGAAAGCCCCCTGCCCGAGACTTGCGCCGAAGCCTATGGACTGGCGCGGGGGACGTTTGAAGAAACACTGTCGCCGCGCTTGCCCAATGGGCTCAATCTAGGCGCGCAGATTTTCTGGCAGGCGCAGAGTTTCCCGGACGATTTTGCGCGGGTGACGACGATCCTGACCTATCCGCAATATTGGGCGTGGCGGCTGACCGGAAAGCGCGCCAGCGAAGCGACCTCATTGGGATGCCATACCGATCTGTGGAACCCCAATACGGGGGATTTTTCGCAGATGGTGGCGCAGCAAGGGTGGCGCGCGCTGTTTCCGCCCGTCAAACCGGCTGCGGCGGTCTTGGGGCATATTACGGCGCGGGTGGCGGTTGAGACCGGGCTGCCCGCAGACACGCCGGTTTGCTCGGGCATTCACGATTCAAACGCGTCGCTGGTGCCCTATCTCACCCGGTTTCAGAATCCGGTTACTGTCATATCCAGCGGCACCTGGACCATTTGCATGACCCTTGGGGGCAGCACTGCAGCGCTCGACAAGGAACGCGACAGTCTGGCCAATGTCGACGCGCTGGGGCGTCCTGTGCCGACGGCGCGGTTTATGGGTGGGCGCGAGTTCGATCTCTTGGTGCCGAACTATGCCGAGCCGAGCGCGGCGGACATTGCTTTCGTGATCGAGCAGCAGGTGCAGGCCTATCCGAGTTTTGTCGCCGGTGTGGGCCCCTATGGGCAGAGGCGAGGCGAATGGTCTGTGGACAAGTCGGTGCTGACAGAGGGGCAGCGCACGGCTGCTGCGACACTGTACCTCGCGCATTTGACCCGCGCGGCCTTGGGACTTTGCGGGGTCGGCGAGGCGATTATTGTGGAGGGGCCGCTGGCGCGGAACGCCTTGTATTGCCGGGCTTTGGCGGCGCTGACCGAAAGGCCGGTCCACGCCTCGCAGGACAGTACAGGAACCAGTTTCGGGGCCGCGGTATTATGTTGTGAAGATCTCCCTCAAGCCCCCCTGCCTGCGGCATTTCCGCCGCTTGTCGTACAAGGGTTCAAAAATTACAGCGAAGGTTGGGAGAAAAAGACCAAGAATCTCTAG
- the cobT gene encoding nicotinate-nucleotide--dimethylbenzimidazole phosphoribosyltransferase has product MPALNPAFADIIELLIAVPDGDDAAVAAVRQRDAALTKPVGSLGRLEELVEFLARWQHRSKPRLDNPMVTIFAGNHGVTDQGVSPYPREVTAQMVQNFTNGGAAISQICGLHEINLRVFELALELPTGDITKEPALDDQMCAATIAYGMEAVAGKPDLICLGEMGIGNTTIAAAIYAALYGGKGADWVGRGTGVDDAGLARKADAVDRALAFHAGNLEHPLEILARLGGREIAAMLGALLAARHQKVPVVIDGYVATAAAAIAHAINPAAINHCLFAHVSAETAHARVLENLGQVGLLDLGMRLGEGTGAALAAVMAKTALHLHNNMATFESASVSNKQA; this is encoded by the coding sequence ATGCCCGCTCTCAATCCCGCATTTGCCGACATCATTGAACTGTTGATTGCAGTACCCGATGGCGATGATGCCGCGGTCGCGGCAGTGCGCCAGCGCGACGCAGCGCTCACAAAGCCCGTCGGCTCGCTCGGGCGTCTGGAAGAATTGGTCGAGTTTCTCGCGCGTTGGCAGCACCGTTCCAAGCCGCGCCTCGACAACCCAATGGTCACGATCTTCGCGGGAAATCATGGGGTTACGGATCAGGGCGTGTCGCCTTATCCGCGTGAAGTGACCGCCCAAATGGTCCAGAATTTCACCAATGGTGGTGCTGCGATTTCGCAGATTTGCGGCCTGCACGAGATCAATCTGCGCGTCTTTGAACTCGCCCTTGAGCTGCCGACAGGCGATATCACCAAGGAGCCCGCCCTCGACGATCAGATGTGCGCCGCAACCATCGCCTATGGCATGGAAGCCGTCGCCGGTAAGCCGGATCTGATCTGCTTGGGTGAAATGGGCATCGGAAATACCACAATCGCCGCAGCCATTTACGCAGCGCTTTATGGTGGTAAAGGTGCAGACTGGGTTGGTCGGGGCACTGGCGTTGACGATGCGGGCCTCGCCCGCAAGGCCGATGCAGTCGATCGTGCTTTGGCCTTCCATGCCGGAAATCTGGAGCACCCGCTTGAGATTCTCGCACGCCTCGGGGGGCGTGAGATCGCAGCCATGCTCGGCGCCTTGCTCGCGGCCCGCCACCAGAAAGTTCCTGTTGTTATTGATGGGTATGTGGCCACGGCCGCCGCTGCTATCGCCCACGCGATCAACCCAGCCGCGATCAATCACTGCCTCTTTGCGCATGTTTCGGCCGAAACCGCCCACGCGCGCGTCTTGGAAAACCTGGGGCAGGTTGGCTTGCTCGATCTTGGTATGCGTCTTGGTGAAGGCACGGGTGCCGCACTCGCAGCCGTCATGGCCAAGACCGCGCTGCACCTTCACAACAATATGGCAACCTTTGAATCGGCCTCGGTCTCGAACAAGCAGGCCTAG
- a CDS encoding TIGR02281 family clan AA aspartic protease yields MLFIGLALVIAVGIALLISADAGTLIGLSQMQTAQLVPLVIILIIVAGGMSARRFRAAELVGGVIGWVGIFAIVIVTYTYRDEIFNVAQRVAGELQPGVALVDAQGGTATFRRGMNGHFEVRTNVNGHETPMVFDTGASTVVLTVPDAEAAGIRTEDLRYIVPVSTANGQGLAARVRLSSISVGGIERRNITALVTREGVLETSLLGMTFLETLSRYSVTQNSLEIAD; encoded by the coding sequence ATGCTGTTTATTGGCCTAGCCCTGGTGATCGCGGTTGGCATTGCGCTGTTGATCAGCGCCGATGCGGGCACGCTGATCGGCCTGAGCCAAATGCAGACGGCCCAGCTGGTGCCGCTGGTGATTATTTTGATCATAGTGGCGGGTGGCATGTCTGCCCGCCGGTTCCGTGCGGCTGAACTGGTCGGCGGTGTGATTGGGTGGGTCGGCATTTTCGCCATCGTCATCGTCACCTACACCTATCGCGATGAGATTTTTAATGTCGCCCAGCGAGTCGCGGGCGAACTCCAGCCCGGCGTGGCGCTTGTCGATGCGCAAGGCGGCACGGCAACGTTCCGCCGTGGCATGAACGGGCACTTTGAAGTGCGCACGAACGTGAACGGCCACGAAACGCCAATGGTGTTCGACACGGGCGCATCGACTGTGGTGCTGACCGTACCGGATGCGGAAGCAGCGGGGATTAGAACCGAGGATTTGCGCTATATCGTGCCGGTCTCCACCGCCAATGGGCAAGGCCTCGCCGCACGGGTGCGGCTAAGCTCGATCAGCGTTGGCGGCATTGAGCGGCGCAATATTACGGCGCTGGTGACGCGCGAAGGCGTTTTGGAAACCAGCCTTTTGGGCATGACCTTCCTTGAAACGCTCAGCCGCTATTCGGTGACGCAGAATTCGCTCGAAATCGCCGATTAG
- a CDS encoding HAMP domain-containing sensor histidine kinase, whose amino-acid sequence MASMPAYIADDRLRSARDGKRIAQKTVLEARQRLTSSSGTRADFDYELMRDYANARLGAALPMAAIIIILAVVASFWVPLTITGLWAGVVIASLLVVVLMARRFLSVPPNRFNAARWTTNFAIAETIGGMALALLAVFPMLEAQAGLTPVLFAMVLVTIASNAIATHTLPIATLASTLPVTISASAVMMLAGGTLNFTLSAVAICGEVFFLYLARQLHASELETIAHQAEKDALIAELEEARNMSDEARRHAEQANIAKSQFLATMSHELRTPLNAIIGFSEVLKSELLGAHQVAQYREYATDIHASGQHLLNLINELLDLSRIEAGKYELNEEAVSLIDISEDCRRMMELRARSRGIELAYNFGDNLPKLWGDERAIRQVVLNLLSNAIKFTPQNGKVVLVVQRSADGGQMISVKDNGPGIPENEIETVLSSFGQGSLAQKTAEQGAGLGLPIVQKIMDLHQGRFDLFSKLRFGTEVIATFPRQRVMDAVAPVVERHDRLEIYSAAG is encoded by the coding sequence ATGGCGTCCATGCCGGCTTATATTGCCGATGACCGTTTGCGTTCGGCGCGCGACGGCAAGCGCATCGCCCAAAAAACGGTGTTGGAAGCACGTCAACGATTGACGTCCAGTTCTGGCACGCGCGCTGATTTCGATTATGAATTGATGCGGGACTACGCCAACGCCCGCCTCGGCGCAGCGCTGCCCATGGCAGCAATCATTATCATTCTCGCCGTCGTTGCCAGCTTCTGGGTCCCGTTGACCATTACGGGCCTATGGGCCGGGGTCGTTATTGCCAGCTTGCTCGTGGTCGTGCTGATGGCGCGCCGCTTCTTGTCGGTGCCCCCAAACCGTTTCAACGCTGCCCGCTGGACCACTAACTTCGCTATCGCTGAAACCATCGGCGGCATGGCCCTCGCCTTGCTTGCAGTCTTCCCGATGCTGGAAGCACAAGCAGGCTTGACGCCGGTTCTGTTTGCCATGGTGCTGGTGACCATCGCCAGCAATGCCATAGCCACGCACACACTGCCCATTGCAACGCTCGCAAGCACCCTGCCCGTAACAATCTCCGCATCAGCTGTGATGATGCTGGCTGGCGGCACATTGAACTTCACCCTGTCGGCCGTGGCCATCTGTGGCGAAGTGTTTTTCCTCTACCTCGCTCGTCAGCTTCACGCTTCCGAACTTGAGACGATCGCGCACCAGGCCGAAAAGGATGCGCTGATCGCTGAGTTGGAAGAAGCGCGCAACATGTCGGACGAAGCGCGCCGCCACGCTGAGCAGGCCAACATTGCCAAGAGCCAGTTTCTGGCAACAATGAGCCATGAGTTGCGCACGCCACTGAACGCGATCATCGGCTTCTCCGAAGTACTCAAATCCGAGCTATTGGGCGCACACCAAGTTGCGCAGTATCGCGAGTATGCGACCGATATTCACGCCAGTGGCCAGCATTTGCTGAACCTTATCAATGAGCTGCTTGACCTCAGCCGCATTGAGGCGGGCAAATACGAGCTCAACGAAGAAGCCGTATCGCTGATCGACATTTCGGAAGATTGCCGCCGCATGATGGAACTGCGCGCGCGCTCACGCGGGATCGAATTGGCCTATAATTTTGGCGACAACTTGCCAAAACTCTGGGGTGACGAACGCGCCATCCGCCAAGTTGTGCTCAACCTTTTGTCCAACGCCATCAAGTTCACTCCCCAAAATGGCAAGGTGGTTTTGGTCGTGCAGCGCAGCGCAGACGGCGGACAAATGATCTCGGTTAAGGACAATGGTCCGGGCATCCCAGAAAACGAAATCGAGACCGTTCTGTCGTCATTCGGTCAGGGCTCTCTGGCACAGAAGACGGCCGAACAAGGCGCTGGGCTGGGCCTGCCGATCGTTCAGAAGATCATGGACCTGCACCAAGGTCGTTTTGATCTCTTCTCCAAGCTACGCTTTGGCACAGAGGTCATTGCGACTTTCCCGCGCCAGCGCGTGATGGATGCCGTTGCGCCAGTTGTTGAACGCCACGACCGCCTCGAGATTTATTCCGCAGCGGGATAA
- the dusA gene encoding tRNA dihydrouridine(20/20a) synthase DusA, protein MDIQTLKRSRRFSVAPMLDWTDRHCRVLHRLLTHHSLLFTEMVTTGAVVHGDAERHLRFDPVEQPVALQLGGSDPVDLATACKIAETFGYNEINLNVGCPSDRVQSGRFGACLMAEPDLVADCVKAMRDATSLPVTVKCRIGIDDQDIEESLDRFADKMVEAEVDALYVHARKAWLKGLSPKENRTIPPLEYARVYRLKQRLPHVQMLINGGIETFEQIDEHMQHMDGVMVGRAAYHNPMLMAEVEARLFDDTRAVPDFTQIMASMADYAEGELAKGTRLNNIARHMLGLANGRPGARQFRQIMSVDACKAGAGPEVFARAVAVVEDRAVEEIA, encoded by the coding sequence ATGGACATTCAGACCCTAAAACGCTCCCGACGGTTCTCCGTCGCCCCTATGCTCGATTGGACCGACCGGCACTGCCGCGTGCTCCATCGGCTGCTGACGCACCATTCCCTGCTGTTCACCGAAATGGTGACAACGGGTGCTGTGGTGCATGGCGATGCGGAGCGGCACCTGCGGTTTGATCCGGTTGAACAGCCCGTCGCCTTGCAATTGGGTGGGTCCGATCCCGTCGATCTCGCCACGGCGTGCAAAATCGCCGAAACTTTTGGCTATAACGAGATCAATCTCAATGTCGGTTGCCCGTCAGATCGCGTCCAGTCCGGCCGCTTTGGCGCCTGCCTCATGGCCGAGCCTGATCTCGTGGCTGACTGTGTGAAGGCCATGCGCGACGCAACTTCGCTCCCCGTTACCGTCAAATGCCGCATCGGCATTGATGATCAGGACATTGAAGAGAGCTTGGATCGCTTCGCCGACAAAATGGTCGAAGCCGAAGTGGACGCGCTTTATGTCCACGCCCGCAAGGCCTGGCTAAAAGGCCTGTCGCCGAAAGAAAACCGCACCATTCCGCCGCTCGAATATGCCCGCGTTTATCGCCTGAAGCAGCGCCTGCCGCATGTGCAGATGCTGATCAATGGCGGCATCGAAACGTTTGAGCAGATCGACGAGCATATGCAGCATATGGATGGGGTGATGGTGGGCCGCGCCGCCTATCACAATCCCATGCTGATGGCCGAGGTGGAGGCGCGTCTCTTCGACGACACCCGCGCCGTGCCCGATTTCACGCAAATCATGGCTTCTATGGCCGATTATGCCGAAGGCGAATTGGCCAAGGGCACGCGGCTGAACAATATCGCCCGCCACATGCTGGGCCTCGCCAATGGCCGTCCGGGCGCGCGTCAGTTCCGGCAAATCATGAGTGTCGATGCCTGCAAGGCAGGCGCGGGACCGGAAGTATTTGCGCGCGCAGTGGCCGTGGTCGAAGACCGCGCTGTTGAAGAAATCGCCTAA
- a CDS encoding NAD(P)/FAD-dependent oxidoreductase, with protein sequence MTSRKHRVVIVGAGFGGMAAAKALKSADAEVVVIDRRNHHLFQPLLYQVATAALSPSEIAWPIRHILRSQENAHVLMATVTGVDTGAREVVLEDGTREAYDSLILATGAQHAYFGHDEWEKYAPGLKTLEDATAIRRKLLLAFEAAERENDPEKRKALLTFAVIGAGPTGVELAGAIIELGRISLKNQFTHIKPEELRVVLIEAAGKVLGNFRPALSDYTLSALNKLGVEVELGSAVVHIDDEGVRYGVKYLPTRTVIWAAGVSASPAAKWLGIEGDRAGRVQVGDDLRVPGMDNVFVIGDVASTTFNGKPVPGVAPAAKQMGAYVAGVINRRLVGDRRHVPFNYKHAGDLATIGKRSAVTDFGKVVFTGWVAWWLWCIAHVYFLVEIKTRIFVTISWLWTHFTGQRSNRLIVHGAAETKKPLEEVTEK encoded by the coding sequence ATGACGAGCCGTAAACACCGCGTCGTAATTGTGGGCGCCGGGTTCGGCGGAATGGCTGCGGCGAAGGCCTTGAAGTCCGCTGACGCTGAAGTGGTGGTGATCGACCGTCGCAACCACCACTTGTTTCAGCCCCTGCTCTATCAAGTCGCGACCGCCGCGCTGAGCCCTTCGGAAATCGCCTGGCCGATCCGCCACATTTTGCGCAGCCAAGAGAATGCGCATGTGTTGATGGCAACCGTGACCGGCGTCGATACCGGGGCGCGCGAAGTTGTGCTCGAGGACGGTACGCGCGAAGCCTATGACAGCCTGATTTTGGCGACGGGTGCGCAGCACGCCTATTTCGGCCATGACGAGTGGGAAAAATACGCGCCGGGCCTGAAGACGCTCGAAGACGCGACCGCTATTCGCCGCAAGCTGCTGCTGGCTTTTGAAGCCGCAGAGCGCGAGAACGACCCGGAAAAGCGCAAGGCGCTGCTGACCTTTGCCGTGATCGGCGCGGGTCCGACGGGTGTGGAACTGGCAGGCGCGATTATCGAGCTGGGCCGGATTTCGCTCAAGAACCAGTTCACACACATCAAGCCCGAAGAGCTGCGCGTGGTGTTGATCGAAGCCGCGGGCAAGGTGTTGGGCAACTTCCGTCCGGCATTGTCGGATTACACGCTGAGCGCGCTCAATAAGCTGGGCGTGGAAGTGGAACTTGGCTCTGCTGTGGTTCATATCGACGATGAAGGCGTGCGCTATGGCGTAAAGTACCTGCCGACACGCACTGTTATCTGGGCCGCGGGTGTGTCGGCGTCGCCGGCTGCCAAGTGGCTGGGCATTGAAGGCGACCGCGCAGGCCGCGTGCAGGTTGGCGATGATCTGCGCGTGCCGGGCATGGACAATGTTTTTGTCATCGGCGACGTGGCGAGCACGACGTTCAACGGCAAGCCTGTGCCGGGCGTGGCCCCTGCTGCCAAGCAGATGGGCGCCTATGTGGCAGGCGTTATCAACCGTCGCCTCGTGGGCGATAGGCGGCATGTGCCGTTCAATTATAAGCACGCGGGCGATCTGGCGACGATCGGCAAGCGCTCGGCAGTGACCGACTTCGGCAAGGTGGTCTTCACCGGCTGGGTGGCGTGGTGGCTATGGTGCATTGCGCACGTCTATTTCCTCGTCGAAATCAAGACGCGCATCTTCGTGACCATCAGCTGGCTGTGGACCCATTTCACCGGGCAGCGCTCAAACCGGCTTATTGTTCACGGCGCGGCAGAAACCAAAAAGCCGCTCGAAGAAGTCACCGAGAAATAA